In Deferribacterota bacterium, the sequence GGATACATTGATGAACATAATGATGTCTGTAGTTGCAGAGATTGTATATTAGATATAGCCTGCATTACACTAAACAATATTAAACCACATTATCAAGTAACAGATGAAAAAATTGAAAAAAGAAGTTATGAAAAAGTAACAGATGAAGAAATTCTAGAAGAAATTAATAAAGCTGTTAAAATTGTACAAAAAAACCCACACCATATTTAATTTTCATTTAACACTATATCATCATATAATAATTGAAAATTATTTCTATGACACATCTCTTCATGAGCAAGTTGTTTAAAAATATCCTCAGCTTCTGTCCCTTTAAACTTCTCAGCCATGAC encodes:
- a CDS encoding late competence development ComFB family protein; the encoded protein is MSKINFYDLDNIRNVNENRVWRLLSGYIDEHNDVCSCRDCILDIACITLNNIKPHYQVTDEKIEKRSYEKVTDEEILEEINKAVKIVQKNPHHI